The genomic region TTTTAAATATGTTGTTCTTCTCTTCTTAAACCCCCAACAGTGTGACGAAAGCTGGCTCATACACAGCTTCACAGTGGTGGCTCACAAGTTATTCTCCTCCCTCTAGcagtccatccctccctcctccccccccgaTCAATCAATCACTTCATTCATTCAAGCCCTTTCAGAGCGCGAGCTAGCCGTCCTTCCTTAGAAAGAGGTCAGAGAATttgcgctgtccatggtgctgatcaTACTAAGGATGAGACTCATTCTACCTCATAATCGTACAGCtcacattatagactaaatattatTTTAGTTATTCCCGTCTGTCGTAAAAATATGTTTTCCTTTTTGAAGCTTAATTTTGATTCTCAATCAAATCACTCCTTCAACACTCCAAAGTTATGAGTCTATTCTCTCATGTAGAGACAAATAAACCGTTATCAATTAATTCGACTTTTATATCTCATTTTATCCACCATGCTGTATTATGTTTAAATGCAAGGGTGATTAAGAAGAAATTATGTATATCAATAAAATACACATTTGTATTGTCTGTCTCTGCTCGGTTTGACACAAGGGTGGGCTAGTGTTTCATTCGAGGAATGTGCTAGATGCTACAGATGCAGGCGAAACTCCCGTTTCTCTCATGACAGATAATGACCAGTGGAAGTATAGTATAGGCAATGTTGTGCAAGATCATGATTTTATATTATTAACAGGAAATTAAAAATGAGGGACATTATAATGATGCATTGCATCATCACACATTGTGAAAAGCTTCAATTTAGTTGCAACGTTACTGAATTATATGCAGCTGCTGCACAGTTTAGGCGCAAACTTGTATGTCTTGAACACACCCCTCTCAGAACAGTGTGTAATATGAACTACAGTAGACTACTTTCATTTCCTTTCTAAAGCGAAGGGCTCTCGCGATATCGTCGGTGTGGTTGACGGGCAGTCGAGGTTGCAGCAGGCTGAGGGAGACGGTGGAAGGTAAGCAGGAGGCAGCATCATGGCGGACAGAGACAGTGGCAGTGACCACGGAGGGCTGGCCACAGGCCCCGGCTCCCTGCCTCCGGGCGCGATGGGCGCCGCCGCAAGACTGCAACACGACACCGAGGAGCTCGCGTCGAAGCGAGTCGACATCCAGAATAAGCGCTTCTACCTCGACGTGAAGCAGAATGCAAAAGGCCGCTTCCTAAAGATAGCGGAGGTCGGAGCTGGGGGAAATAAGAGCCGCCTCACTCTCTCTATGTCAGTGGCAGTGGAGTTCCGTGACTATCTCGGGGACTTCATCGAACATTACGCCCAGCTGGGCCCGAGCAACCCGGACATAGTGCAGGATGAGCCCCGGCGTGCCCTCAAGAGCGAATTTCTAGTGCGAGAGAATCGCAAATATTACATGGATCTGAAAGAGAACCAGAGGGGGCGGTTCCTAAGGATCCGTCAGACCGTTAATCGGGGGCCCGGATTGGGAAGTGCACAAGGCCAGACCATCGCGCTTCCAGCGCAGGGACTTATCGAGTTCCGTGACGCTTTGGCCAAACTCATCGATGATTATGGTGTGGACGAGGATCCGGCAGAACTACCCGAGGGCACTTCCTTGACTGTTGACAACAAACGCTTTTTCTTCGACGTGGGTTCTAACAAGTACGGAGTGTTCATGCGGGTCAGCGAGGTGAAGCCTACCTACCGGAACTCCATCACTGTTCCGTGCAAAGTGTGGTCCAAATTCGGCAACACGTTCTGTAAATATGCCGAGGAGATGAGAAAGATCCAGGAGCGGAGTAGAGAGAAACGGGCCTCCGAACTCCTACCGGAGGGCCAACATGGTGACGACGGGGACGATGATTGACGGATTACCGGCTTgagcagaaataaataaataacaacaaacaaCAGACTTTATAATCAGACTTTTACTGTAAAATATAAAGAGAGAAATCCAAGGGAACCACCCCACACACAACCTTCACAGTCAGACAGGCAGTAGCCTACTGTCTCGTTGCTCATTGCTGGAACCATTTTAACAGTAAGCCGCTGCTATCAATAACTTGTTTGAACTGTAAAATATGAACTGTTTCCTACTTGATTAAAATGACAATGAACAGAGTGTTTATTGCTATAACAAACAAACCGATTTTGCACACGTCCAAGCTATTTCGAAAAGGTTTCCAAAGTGCAAATCGAAAAAAACAAAAGCCGGGGTATACGCCTACATGGAAATTACGACGATCTCCATGTAAACCAACAATTGACATCAGcacaaagatatatatatatatatatatataataaatgataaATTACTTTACCAATCCAACATCTAAAATCAGTTGTAGTTTATTAGTATAAGGTACGCAGGAAATAAAAAGTAAAGCGCTATCAATTAACGTGTACTGCAGAATGCAACGCACAGACTGAAAAAATAGACACTTCTGCCAATATGCGTAGGCCTATATCTCTTTTAAAAAGTCATTTGGGAAAGTAATAGTGTTTTATTTGATCGAAAATGTAGCTATGAAAAGCGTTTCTATCATgtcataggcctacattatggaGTCTTTATGAGGAGAGCAGAGTCTATATAGGCCTAAACGGGATAAAAGCATCTTTACTATTGAATATCAACCCTTTGCACCATGTCCATTCAAATTTGGAACAATGGTTAGATAAAAAAAAGTGCTAACTTAGATATACTAATTATGATTTTGTGAATCAGCTGTATTTAAATCCTAAAATGCCCACGTTTTCTGTGGGCGAGTTTTCTTTTTCGGGGGGAGGGTGGAATGGCGCAAAAACCAGATGCTCAACCAGTGATGGGAGCGCGAGACGCGTAAAAAGACACATCAGCGCGCGGCTACATGCATGCTGAGCCGCGAGGGCGCATCCTCTCTGACGTCAGAACAACCTGGTGCCTTATACACTCCACTCGTTTACGTGCTTCACATTGTGGTCGATGTTAATGATATCTCTCTCGACCGCTGTATGTTTTCATTTGTGAGTACTGTACTGCTTGCTGTATGGCTATTGGTCAACACTAACCATCCAAACCAGAGAGGCCCTTTTCTGTAgtctatctgtctccctccacAGGCGAGGTGAGCAGACAATGGCCTCTAgaacagcaacagcagcagcacttCTAATGTGAGCATGGATAGCCATCAGAGATGTGAGGTTGAGTCTGTCCACCTCTTGCACCATGTAAAATGTAACTGGACGTATACAGTAGTCAGTCAGTGGGGATGAGATAGAGAGGGGTGATGGATGGATGCCCTAAGAGCCCCTTGTGAGGGTTTTCTGGATGTAGGCCAAAAGGCCAAGGCAGTATCTTTCTATGGTGCTACAGCCCCAATATAAAACAAAGTAGACCGGGCTTGTCGATCTAATTTGTAACTTTGCATTATTTGATGTCTCAACGTTACTCTCCACATGATGTTGTCAGAGCAGCAGTCTCCCCCTACACAGGGTGATGACAGACAGTGAGGACATTACATTATAGTGTGCAATATTGTACATGCCAATCGTggcattgtatgttgtatagacAAAAAAAAGGCAAATATATATGTGATTGATATTTGAAAAGCATGAGGCTGAATTCTGCATTGTTACAGAAATGTGAAGTCTTTCTCTGCACTTAAGTGAAAAGGTTTCAAACTAGTGTGAGATTTCCCATCACTTTCATATACAGTAACCCCACTGTGTTTTAGTGAGTGTAGGCAAGTTTCTGGTGTTTCTCTTTCCACAGAAACAAAGTGACAAAGCTAATCCTCCCCTCACAAATCAGAAAGCTTATCTCCTCATCTCCAGGTCAGTGTTAGAAGCACAGTCCTCCCCCTTCTGAGTGTCTTATAATTTAATTGAGTAGTATCATGAAACTTTAGTTTTACTTGGATAAAACGAAAATGACACGATGTCAACAAATTGATGCGGTGACAGAGGGGGTTGCCCTGATAATGAAGTTACCAACCATTCTGCCTGGGGTGAAGACGGAATCATTTTGACAGTTACCCAGCATCTCTTTCTCTCGGTCCACCAGTAAACAATGCCATAGAGGATTTCTTTAAGCGTTGATTAACAATCAGCCAGCTAGGTTAACCATCAGTAGCTGGATTTAGAGCATCACAGGGTGGCTTGGATTAGTTTAGTAGATCTAAacctactgcactgtactgtactgccatCAGGCCGGCTGGCGTGATGTTGAAGACAGACTGAGCAGTAGTCTGCTATAATTCCACCATACATTTGGATTGGGTCGAGTTACAATTGTAAGAAAGAGGCCTGGAGATACATGGGGCCCCTATTATATGGCCCTTTACTAGGCCAGCATTAAAGCTTCATGGGTTTCTCTCCTCTTCTTGAGAATATTATATTCCCTAACACTGCCCCAGAATGTCAGAGAGATCCTTTACATAGAGTAAAATCCACAGTTTACCTGCTACATTGTGCCCCACATATATAGAGCACATTTGAAGCCAGAATTCAGTCAAACCTCCACTACTGCTGTGAAAGACCAAATGCTATTTCTACACAGTATAGGCTTGATTGAATTCAGGCTTTAAATGCGAGACATTAAGTCTGGAAATTCAATACGCCATTTTCACAACTCTCTTATTGTCCAATCCTAGAGAGACTAAGGCTAGagtcaatcagatcaagcgttaactggCGATAGCCAacacccgcatagctgatgttttggcggtgtcggaagtggaactgcgttggagctgtcaaataaGTGAGCAGCTCCTCTTGagatcattgtcacgaagccacacccgtcccactcgcgttagaagtttagaacgagaaagtgtaggctatatagaaataatgacgctcaagttgaaaatcattaaacatttaatgaggatttctatcagcttAATCGAGCTGGAGATTACAtttcacattccagtgttcaaacttgtaaaTATGGCTGCATGAGATTTCTGTTAATgtgactccgtgcagccaatggcaacgtccgctttaggtataatgccaggagctggttgtggatttgacagctctaacgcagttccacctccgactccttcaaaacatcagctatgcggatGTTGGCTTAAGCGGATCTGATCAAGTCGGGCCATAATTCTAACTCATTCAGCTCACATTTTACGTTTGTATGCCTCGCTCTGTAAAacgcacataaaaaaaaaaaaaaagtttaatttTTTTGGTCAGTTCACAAGGTGCTACTGGGTCagctctggttccggagtggagtGGTTCTGTGTAATAGATTCTAGAATACTGCCTATTTTAAAGGAACAACACAGTGTTGGGTCGGAACCAACTGCCACGGTTTAGAGCGGATGTCTTCGCCATGTTGCTCACATGGCACAGTTAATCAATGGGGCACAAAATGGACGCCAGGTGTTTTTGTCCCATAATCAAAACCTGCAGTGGGTTGATTGAAATTGCTAGTTTAGTTCAGTGTAAcattggtggtggtgatggtgctTGTGCGGTTTGCATCAGAGAGAGATGTCTTAGAATTTATGATCTATTTGAAGTGTTTTGTTCTTCTTATTTGTACTTAATAGTGGGAATGTGTGTTGTGATCTAAACAACAGCTGCATGACCATGGTAACCACCTCTACCAGTCCCTTTGGAGGTGTGCTCTTCTGGAATCTCTCCCACTAGAATTCCAAAACAGATTCTAACTTCCATTCATTctaccaagctgtttaaagatcCATTCATCTGATGTTTGTTTTCTTCAGTTCCACTGATCTAGTTTCAGTGTTCTATTGTCGCTATGATGTTTCACTGGTCCTTCAAGTTCAGACCAATCACTCACAGACAAAGTCTATAATATGGGCAAGGCTAATCACAATCTTGTTTGTGAAGCCAACAGTCACCTTGACCATTACTAGCTCAGCACGCATTCTGTTTTGCACATACCAATGCAGAGTCCTTCATGTATGCAGACTGTATAGGCTACCGTTATGTACAGGGACGAGACATTGGGAAAAGGATCTATAAAAGTCAATGGGGAAGAAGGGGGTCAATGCACAATGAACATATCCCATGTCACCGTATGGTCTAACTACCCCTTTATCAACCCTATATGAGATGTTGCACCTTTCAAAATATTttacctgtggtgtgtgtgtatatgatgaTCCTCCTTTCAGAAAAATATAACATATAAACAGGAAAagcatatttctgtttttttttcttttgtaTTTTATACTTACAGAAAGCATAGAATAAAATGGATAAATACTTGCACTTTAGATatattaagaaaataaaaaatcagCATATTATTTTTGATAGGGATCTCACATTCAGAGAGTATAAATGACTTTCCAGGCTTTGTGACATTGCTGGACAGAGATGTATCGAGTTCTTCTACTTATTGAAGTATATTTTGTCTGTGCTTCAGAAGGTTTACTAAAGTAAATTGCATGATAAAGTAGTGTTACACCAATATTGTTATTTTTTAGTTGGTAAAAAGGTCTGAAAACTGTGATGTACCATGTTTAACTTCTTCTCCCATACATTCTAGAGTAGTTCTTACTGAATTATGGCCTTTCCTGACTACATGAAGATGGTGCTTAATTTGGCTTTGAAAAATCTGCTCATCCTACATTTGACATCATAACTTGTATCTTACTGTACTTCATTACTTTGTTTATGTACTTTCACTACCTTATTAAATTTCCATTGATGGCAAAAAGTGTGCTGTTTTGTACATTGTTGTTTTAATGTTGGAAAGCCTTTGTCGTCTGAAAATGACTAATTGCAATAAACAGTCATTCCTCATGCTCTTGTGTCTTTACAGAGTGTCTGACTAAAAGTTCCATGGAAAATATTATTCATAATGGTCCAAATAACTTCAATTTAGGAGTACTGGTAGTGGTAGCAATAGGCCTACCTGCTGGTGAAACGTGAAGTTTGCTAGAAGAGATGTCAGGCACATTTCAAGGTGCTGGTGATGGCGATATGCGACATTGGTGCTGTCCATGGCGCTGAAGTAGGCCTATTTGTGCCATTTCGAGCACGTGTTGTTGATGCGCAAAGTTGGCGCTGTCAAAGGTGTTGAAGAATGAATACCGTGCACGTCGCATTGACAAGAATAGACAGGTTGGCTGACAACATCACGAAAATAACGTGCACGCGTCGATGGGGCCGGAATCCGTGCTTTGTTATGACTGaacggtcagatagctagcaacaatgacaagaggctgccatgtggggaatcgtaggtggctcttttc from Coregonus clupeaformis isolate EN_2021a chromosome 3, ASM2061545v1, whole genome shotgun sequence harbors:
- the purab gene encoding transcriptional activator protein Pur-alpha produces the protein MADRDSGSDHGGLATGPGSLPPGAMGAAARLQHDTEELASKRVDIQNKRFYLDVKQNAKGRFLKIAEVGAGGNKSRLTLSMSVAVEFRDYLGDFIEHYAQLGPSNPDIVQDEPRRALKSEFLVRENRKYYMDLKENQRGRFLRIRQTVNRGPGLGSAQGQTIALPAQGLIEFRDALAKLIDDYGVDEDPAELPEGTSLTVDNKRFFFDVGSNKYGVFMRVSEVKPTYRNSITVPCKVWSKFGNTFCKYAEEMRKIQERSREKRASELLPEGQHGDDGDDD